In Paenibacillus phoenicis, one genomic interval encodes:
- the yajC gene encoding preprotein translocase subunit YajC — protein sequence MFFQYAAQQTTGANSLISMIIPFVIMIAVFYFLLIRPQKKKQQQRNSMLSALKKGDKIVTIGGLHGTIMELTDDTVVLRVNDVTKLTFDRSAISHTIKESEG from the coding sequence ATGTTCTTTCAGTATGCCGCGCAACAAACAACTGGCGCCAACTCGCTTATCTCCATGATCATTCCATTTGTTATCATGATCGCCGTTTTCTACTTTTTATTGATTCGTCCGCAGAAGAAGAAGCAGCAGCAACGTAATTCGATGTTGAGCGCTTTGAAGAAAGGCGATAAGATCGTGACGATTGGCGGATTGCATGGAACGATTATGGAGCTGACCGACGATACGGTAGTGCTTCGCGTGAATGACGTGACAAAGCTGACGTTTGACCGCAGCGCGATCAGTCACACCATTAAAGAGTCGGAAGGTTAA
- a CDS encoding TIGR04086 family membrane protein has protein sequence MHLIRRIFGMRMSQPTVAGLWYGFLWMMIGALILSLLLQGEMVEEFELSMYTYLVHAVAVLFGGIVSGKRAKQKGWYQGALTGALYVLILLLISFLALDTSLGLREWGYILPGFVIGAIGGMIGVNLGRK, from the coding sequence ATGCATTTGATCCGCCGAATTTTCGGGATGCGTATGTCCCAGCCCACCGTTGCAGGGTTGTGGTATGGATTTTTATGGATGATGATCGGCGCATTGATTCTATCTTTATTGTTGCAAGGCGAAATGGTTGAAGAGTTTGAACTGTCGATGTACACGTATCTGGTGCATGCTGTTGCCGTCTTGTTCGGGGGGATCGTCTCCGGCAAACGTGCCAAACAGAAGGGATGGTATCAAGGCGCTCTGACCGGTGCACTGTACGTGCTCATCTTGCTGCTGATCAGCTTCTTGGCTCTAGATACGTCATTGGGGCTCCGGGAATGGGGATATATCCTGCCGGGGTTTGTCATCGGTGCGATCGGCGGCATGATTGGCGTAAATCTTGGCCGCAAATAA
- a CDS encoding phosphatase PAP2 family protein: MDHSMSGISWLTGISVIIMVWVNTLRSPWHAVTSLLQQLIKSKHLLWLLLLMVGVLLINKFELILEDHLPFHTDFTPWVFGIEGHFVSTFQSLFHSTTVTVITAFFYLVILQALILASLGIYASDDRLPFLYATCCTVILNYLAAVPFYLLFPVNEVWSYPPSGAIFYMLEVFPNFEQVYRPLSGLNNCFPSLHTSVSVSMAILAIRSGNRRWGWFASACSLIIVFSIFYMGIHWLTDMLGGLVLAALASTIGLAWGNRLANSARSGNLKPHQTIRKTSIDVHSK, translated from the coding sequence ATGGATCATTCCATGTCCGGCATCTCGTGGCTGACCGGGATTTCCGTCATCATCATGGTCTGGGTGAACACGCTCCGCTCGCCATGGCATGCCGTTACTTCCCTATTGCAGCAACTGATCAAATCAAAACATTTGCTTTGGCTTTTACTTCTGATGGTTGGCGTGTTGCTGATAAATAAGTTTGAACTGATCCTAGAAGATCATCTTCCTTTTCATACCGATTTCACACCGTGGGTATTTGGAATTGAGGGACATTTCGTTTCAACGTTTCAAAGCTTGTTTCACTCAACGACTGTAACGGTAATAACAGCTTTCTTCTATCTAGTCATCTTGCAGGCGTTAATTCTTGCATCGCTGGGAATCTATGCGTCCGATGATCGTCTGCCGTTTCTTTATGCGACCTGTTGCACTGTGATCCTCAATTATCTGGCAGCGGTCCCCTTTTATTTGCTGTTCCCGGTGAACGAGGTATGGTCGTATCCGCCGTCAGGGGCTATCTTTTATATGCTAGAGGTTTTTCCAAATTTCGAACAGGTTTACCGCCCCTTGTCCGGTCTGAATAACTGCTTTCCTAGCCTCCACACTTCGGTCTCCGTATCGATGGCTATTTTGGCGATCCGTTCAGGGAACCGGCGCTGGGGTTGGTTTGCTTCAGCTTGTTCATTGATTATAGTGTTTTCAATCTTTTATATGGGGATTCACTGGTTGACGGACATGCTTGGAGGGCTGGTACTGGCTGCTTTGGCCTCCACCATCGGCCTTGCCTGGGGCAACCGCTTGGCGAACTCCGCGCGATCCGGAAACCTTAAGCCGCATCAGACCATAAGAAAAACGTCTATCGACGTACATTCAAAGTAG
- the spoVB gene encoding stage V sporulation protein B: MNKQTFIQGTMILLVAGIVNRLLGFIPRIMLPRVIGAEGVGLYQLGYPFFLVLVTIITGGIPLAVAKLVAEAESSGQPGRSVSILRTSLVFTTAAGFLFTFLCLFGAPWVTRYILTDARVYHTFIAMSPMIIIVSVSSVFRGYFQGKQDMIPSAVSSIMETVARIIGVLWFSYLMLPMGIAYAAAGAMLGVVAGEIVGMGVLLWQYHRLKRRERLGGSTPGNLAVSPANAVNPNEETSASSAYPFHANLRRILRIAIPVTGSRLVGSLSYLLESITTARSLAIAGVGVGVATSQYGALQGMIIPLLLLPGALTSSLAVSLVPSLAEAQARGDTRTIHLRLHQSLRLALVTGAPFAAIMFVLADPICRLVYNDGMIGGMLKIMAPFALLLYIQTPLQATLQALDKPGRALINTLVGAIIKITLIFYLASNPALGIYGAIIAIIINFIIVTVMHAVGVSKSLRYRMPYLDILKVGAAMIIMAAAADYLYKNLVLSSQMGWQFLMAASLSGLLYLALAGIMGLFDLHDLKRLPVLGKWFRK; this comes from the coding sequence TTGAATAAGCAAACCTTTATCCAAGGTACGATGATCCTGCTTGTGGCTGGGATCGTAAACCGCCTCCTGGGCTTCATTCCGCGCATCATGCTGCCCCGCGTGATCGGGGCCGAAGGCGTAGGGCTGTATCAGCTCGGTTATCCCTTTTTTCTCGTGCTCGTAACGATTATTACCGGCGGCATTCCGCTCGCTGTAGCCAAGCTGGTGGCCGAAGCAGAATCCTCGGGTCAGCCCGGGCGCTCGGTGTCGATTTTACGGACAAGCTTAGTATTTACGACGGCAGCCGGCTTTCTGTTTACGTTTCTCTGCTTGTTTGGCGCGCCATGGGTGACCCGTTACATTCTGACCGATGCCCGGGTTTATCACACTTTTATCGCAATGAGCCCGATGATCATCATCGTCTCAGTCTCTTCGGTCTTCCGCGGATATTTCCAAGGGAAGCAGGATATGATTCCCTCGGCGGTGTCGTCCATCATGGAAACGGTGGCCCGAATTATCGGCGTCCTCTGGTTCTCGTATCTCATGCTCCCGATGGGCATCGCCTATGCGGCTGCAGGAGCCATGCTTGGTGTTGTTGCCGGCGAGATCGTAGGCATGGGGGTCCTGCTCTGGCAGTATCACCGCCTGAAGCGGAGGGAGCGGCTGGGAGGCTCTACACCCGGCAATCTAGCAGTGAGCCCTGCCAATGCTGTGAACCCGAATGAGGAAACATCCGCCTCCTCCGCCTATCCGTTCCACGCCAACCTGCGCCGAATTCTGCGCATCGCCATTCCGGTTACCGGCAGCCGTCTGGTCGGCTCGCTCTCCTACCTGCTGGAGTCGATTACAACCGCGCGGAGCTTGGCGATCGCCGGCGTAGGAGTTGGCGTTGCGACCTCCCAATACGGGGCGCTGCAAGGGATGATCATCCCGCTGTTGCTGCTGCCGGGAGCGTTAACTTCGTCGCTCGCCGTCTCGCTTGTCCCTTCGCTGGCTGAAGCGCAGGCACGCGGCGACACCAGAACGATCCACCTGCGTCTCCATCAATCCTTGCGGCTTGCGCTGGTCACCGGCGCTCCGTTCGCCGCGATCATGTTCGTGTTGGCTGACCCGATCTGCCGGCTTGTGTACAACGATGGCATGATCGGAGGCATGCTCAAAATCATGGCCCCCTTCGCCCTTCTGCTGTATATCCAAACGCCGCTGCAGGCCACGCTGCAAGCGTTGGATAAGCCGGGCCGCGCACTCATTAACACACTGGTTGGGGCCATCATCAAAATCACCTTAATCTTCTATCTGGCCTCGAACCCGGCACTAGGCATCTACGGGGCAATTATCGCGATTATTATCAACTTTATCATCGTGACCGTCATGCATGCTGTCGGTGTGTCCAAATCACTGCGTTATCGTATGCCTTACCTGGATATCCTCAAGGTTGGAGCGGCGATGATCATCATGGCCGCCGCCGCGGACTATTTATATAAGAACCTCGTCCTGAGCTCTCAAATGGGCTGGCAGTTCTTGATGGCGGCCTCCCTGTCCGGATTGCTGTATTTAGCTCTAGCCGGAATCATGGGATTGTTTGATCTCCATGACCTTAAGCGGCTGCCTGTCCTAGGCAAATGGTTTCGGAAATAA
- the queA gene encoding tRNA preQ1(34) S-adenosylmethionine ribosyltransferase-isomerase QueA, whose product MNVDLYDFELPEELIAQTPLAERTASRLLTLNKQTGEIRHHKFSDILDYLQPGDTLVLNDTRVIPARLFGIKEGTGAKAEVLLLKNLGEDRWEALVKPGKKLKTGSVIVFGDELRATVESEGDMGERVLRFAYEGIFNEILDRLGQMPLPPYIKEKLDDRERYQTVYSKHEGSAAAPTAGLHFTEELLEQVRAKGVTIAFVTLHVGLGTFRPMSVDRVEDHVMHEEYYVLPQETADVLNETKARGGRVIAVGTTSARTLETVAKQCEGGPIVKSSGWTGIFIYPGYQFGLVDALLTNFHLPKSTLVMLVSALAGRERILQAYQEAINLKYRFFSFGDAMFIY is encoded by the coding sequence ATGAATGTAGATCTATACGACTTCGAGCTTCCGGAGGAGCTCATCGCCCAGACACCGCTAGCCGAACGCACCGCTTCGCGCTTGCTGACGCTAAATAAACAGACCGGGGAAATCCGGCATCACAAGTTTTCCGATATATTGGATTACTTACAGCCAGGCGATACGCTGGTGCTGAATGATACGCGGGTCATTCCCGCCCGATTGTTTGGGATAAAGGAAGGGACCGGTGCCAAAGCCGAAGTGCTGTTGCTCAAAAACTTGGGCGAGGACCGCTGGGAAGCCTTGGTCAAACCCGGTAAGAAATTAAAAACCGGATCGGTGATCGTGTTTGGGGACGAGCTGCGAGCCACCGTCGAGTCCGAAGGGGATATGGGCGAACGCGTACTTCGGTTCGCTTATGAAGGGATTTTTAACGAAATCCTAGATCGCTTGGGCCAAATGCCGTTGCCTCCTTATATTAAGGAGAAGCTGGATGACCGCGAACGTTATCAGACTGTGTATTCCAAGCATGAGGGTTCAGCCGCCGCACCAACGGCAGGCTTGCATTTCACCGAAGAGTTGCTGGAGCAAGTGCGGGCGAAAGGAGTGACGATCGCTTTCGTCACGCTGCACGTCGGGTTGGGCACGTTCCGGCCGATGTCGGTGGACCGGGTTGAGGATCACGTCATGCACGAAGAATATTATGTGCTGCCGCAGGAAACAGCTGACGTCTTAAATGAAACGAAAGCGAGAGGCGGCAGGGTCATTGCCGTCGGGACGACCTCGGCACGAACGTTGGAGACGGTGGCTAAGCAATGTGAGGGCGGCCCCATCGTCAAGAGCAGCGGCTGGACAGGGATCTTTATTTATCCCGGCTACCAGTTTGGACTGGTCGATGCGCTGCTTACGAACTTCCATCTCCCGAAATCAACGCTGGTGATGCTGGTCAGCGCGCTGGCGGGACGCGAGCGGATCCTCCAGGCTTACCAGGAAGCGATCAACTTGAAGTACCGGTTCTTCAGCTTCGGTGACGCCATGTTTATTTACTAA
- a CDS encoding SpoIID/LytB domain-containing protein, with protein MKRTTRTRRAFSLARWGKGIVAGLLLAGAFQLPAAADDSDTSRVRVAMYLDLGSTYKSTTPAVTLKTAAAAEVILAGSSAPETWLQLGAGATTRFSVNGYKVKALESADWATVAAAVKKLQATSDRPVAYAVNQAGSTIYRVYTGPYASAAEAQKAADRVSQTLSASLKGAKAEARGPLYVSAGSFASQAEAENLRQTLSAQHAEAVVAMTGPGQYAVWIGGALSASEQSALQAELAGLHPNLSLAPVNENVPALLLHRDVTLNLEAPAGVDHYELSGEGTKLTLRDNGNSPIQVVERSGRSYRGDFEISKVNGQLALVNELPLEQYLYSVVAGEVPSSWPQEALKAQAVAARSYALYNAGLNKFKVAGLVDTTLSQVYNGTEKEVASIVQAVDATAGEVLVSSNGQIVEGIFASNSGGVTADSVEVWGNVNPIYSSVPSDGDESAQASLKSWYYVLLSSGITGYVREDNTVVNGTNPAGLQKLTVTTSNVLVRKLPLIQSDVDPLAKLNPGDQAIVLVKVPESSSYAWIRGPYTSDELVKSLKGKTTSDIPSSIWNLEVSQRGPSGRVTQVKANGQPLNVKYPDTYRSALNGLPSTLFDIVQTGRYTVQGAGGTTGTGTAMSATTIQSASGKTTASGKLVVMSGDRTARVVDTSNQFVFVGRGNGHGLGLSQWGAKGLADAGYDYRQILQHYYQNVSIVKE; from the coding sequence TTGAAACGTACAACACGAACGAGACGAGCATTTTCGTTAGCCCGATGGGGAAAAGGAATTGTTGCGGGTTTGCTGTTAGCTGGGGCTTTTCAGCTGCCGGCAGCGGCTGACGATTCGGATACATCTCGCGTCCGCGTAGCGATGTACCTGGACTTGGGCAGCACCTATAAATCGACAACTCCAGCTGTTACTTTAAAAACGGCGGCAGCGGCAGAGGTAATCTTGGCGGGCAGTTCGGCGCCGGAGACTTGGCTGCAGCTGGGAGCGGGGGCTACGACGAGATTTAGCGTCAATGGATATAAGGTTAAAGCATTGGAATCTGCGGATTGGGCAACGGTCGCTGCTGCGGTCAAGAAGCTGCAAGCCACGTCAGACCGTCCGGTGGCTTATGCCGTAAATCAAGCGGGAAGCACAATCTACCGCGTTTATACAGGCCCTTACGCCAGTGCAGCGGAAGCGCAAAAAGCAGCGGATCGGGTCAGCCAAACGCTGTCTGCATCCTTAAAAGGCGCTAAAGCCGAAGCACGCGGCCCTCTGTACGTGTCCGCCGGTTCGTTTGCAAGTCAGGCGGAAGCCGAGAATCTTCGCCAAACGCTGTCCGCCCAGCATGCGGAGGCGGTAGTGGCGATGACCGGCCCCGGGCAATATGCGGTATGGATCGGCGGCGCGTTAAGTGCCTCCGAGCAGTCCGCGCTCCAAGCCGAGCTGGCCGGACTCCATCCGAATCTTTCCTTAGCGCCAGTTAATGAAAATGTCCCTGCATTACTCCTGCACCGGGACGTGACGCTAAATTTGGAGGCTCCGGCAGGCGTTGACCATTATGAGTTAAGCGGAGAAGGCACCAAATTGACGCTTCGGGATAACGGCAATTCGCCGATCCAGGTGGTGGAGCGTTCGGGGCGCAGCTACCGCGGAGATTTTGAGATCAGTAAAGTGAACGGCCAACTGGCGCTCGTCAACGAGCTGCCGTTAGAGCAATACCTGTATTCTGTTGTCGCCGGTGAAGTTCCATCGTCTTGGCCGCAGGAGGCGTTGAAGGCCCAGGCGGTTGCGGCACGCAGCTATGCGCTGTATAATGCAGGGCTCAATAAGTTTAAGGTAGCCGGCCTGGTGGATACGACTTTAAGCCAAGTCTACAATGGGACGGAAAAAGAGGTCGCCAGCATCGTTCAAGCGGTGGATGCTACGGCAGGAGAAGTGCTGGTATCGTCAAACGGACAAATTGTAGAAGGCATCTTTGCGTCGAACAGCGGCGGGGTGACGGCGGATTCGGTTGAGGTTTGGGGGAATGTGAATCCGATCTATTCCAGCGTTCCCAGCGACGGGGACGAATCTGCGCAAGCCTCATTAAAATCGTGGTATTATGTGCTGTTGTCGAGCGGGATCACGGGATACGTCCGTGAAGATAATACGGTGGTCAATGGGACGAATCCGGCAGGGTTGCAGAAGCTGACGGTGACGACCAGTAACGTCTTGGTCCGGAAGCTGCCGCTCATTCAATCGGATGTGGATCCCCTGGCGAAGCTGAATCCGGGCGACCAGGCCATCGTGTTGGTCAAGGTGCCTGAATCCAGCTCCTATGCGTGGATTCGCGGACCTTATACCTCGGACGAACTGGTGAAGTCCCTGAAGGGAAAAACGACATCCGACATCCCATCTTCGATATGGAATCTGGAGGTCAGCCAGCGGGGCCCATCCGGACGCGTGACGCAGGTCAAAGCCAATGGACAGCCGCTGAACGTCAAATATCCGGATACGTATCGCTCTGCTCTGAATGGCTTGCCCAGCACTTTGTTTGATATCGTGCAAACGGGACGTTATACTGTACAAGGTGCAGGAGGAACGACTGGTACCGGTACAGCTATGTCCGCAACGACGATTCAGTCGGCATCAGGCAAGACGACAGCCAGCGGCAAGCTGGTTGTGATGAGCGGCGATCGAACAGCCCGCGTGGTGGATACGTCGAACCAATTCGTCTTCGTGGGACGCGGAAACGGTCATGGTCTGGGACTTTCCCAATGGGGGGCCAAAGGATTGGCCGACGCCGGGTATGATTACCGGCAAATCTTGCAACACTACTATCAAAATGTGTCTATCGTTAAGGAATGA
- a CDS encoding post-transcriptional regulator encodes MAEEQMTDQQLNEAIESLCRSKAEEFRLIGYEHVTGPDIWECISHKYEKGGIPPLYQLVNDILSLKVTQFMNYMTMSAFRGSRLD; translated from the coding sequence ATGGCTGAAGAACAAATGACGGACCAACAACTAAATGAGGCAATCGAAAGCTTGTGTCGCAGTAAGGCCGAGGAGTTCCGGCTGATCGGGTACGAGCATGTGACCGGACCTGACATTTGGGAATGTATCAGCCATAAATACGAGAAGGGGGGAATCCCTCCCTTGTACCAATTGGTGAATGACATTCTTTCTTTGAAAGTCACCCAGTTTATGAACTATATGACGATGTCCGCCTTTCGGGGATCCCGTTTGGATTAA
- the tgt gene encoding tRNA guanosine(34) transglycosylase Tgt: MAAAITYEHIKTCKQSGARLGRVHTPHGSFETPIFMPVGTQATVKTMSPEELKEMDARIILSNTYHLFLRPGHEIIREAGGLHKFMNWDRAILTDSGGFQVFSLSEMRKITEEGVHFRSHLNGDKLFLSPEVAMEIQNALGSDIMMAFDECPPYPADYEYVKNSLERTTRWAERCLQSHARPHDQGLFAIVQGGMYEDLRKQSARDLTSLDFPGYAIGGLSVGEPKPLMYEVLEYTVPLLPADKPRYLMGVGSPDALIEGAIRGIDMFDCVLPTRIARNGTTMTSQGRLVVRNAQYANDFGPLDPECDCYTCRNYSRAYLRHLIKADETFGLRLTTYHNLHFLINLMGKVRQAIMEDRLLSFRDEFFEQYGLFGNDKGF; the protein is encoded by the coding sequence TTGGCAGCAGCAATTACGTATGAACATATCAAAACCTGCAAGCAGTCCGGAGCCCGGTTAGGGCGCGTGCATACGCCGCACGGCTCGTTCGAAACACCGATCTTTATGCCGGTGGGTACGCAGGCAACAGTAAAAACGATGAGTCCGGAAGAGCTGAAGGAGATGGATGCGCGAATCATCTTAAGCAATACGTACCATCTCTTCCTGCGTCCGGGACATGAAATTATTCGTGAGGCCGGCGGACTGCACAAATTTATGAATTGGGACCGCGCGATTTTGACGGACAGCGGCGGGTTTCAAGTGTTCTCGCTGAGTGAAATGCGCAAAATCACGGAGGAAGGCGTACATTTCCGCTCCCACTTGAACGGCGATAAACTATTCCTGTCTCCGGAAGTGGCAATGGAAATCCAAAATGCGCTCGGCTCGGACATCATGATGGCGTTTGACGAATGCCCACCGTATCCGGCGGATTATGAATACGTGAAAAATTCCCTGGAGCGTACGACCCGCTGGGCGGAACGCTGCTTGCAGAGCCATGCCCGTCCGCACGATCAAGGACTGTTTGCCATCGTTCAAGGCGGCATGTACGAGGATCTGCGCAAGCAAAGCGCCCGCGATTTGACTTCCCTAGATTTTCCGGGGTATGCTATTGGTGGACTGAGTGTAGGCGAGCCTAAGCCGCTCATGTACGAGGTGCTGGAATATACCGTTCCGCTGCTGCCGGCAGACAAGCCCCGTTATTTGATGGGAGTCGGATCTCCGGATGCCTTAATTGAAGGAGCGATTCGCGGCATCGACATGTTCGATTGCGTGTTGCCGACTCGGATCGCGCGCAACGGTACGACGATGACCAGCCAAGGCCGTTTAGTCGTACGCAACGCTCAGTATGCCAACGATTTCGGACCGCTGGATCCCGAGTGCGACTGCTATACCTGCCGAAATTACTCCAGGGCGTATCTCCGCCACTTGATCAAAGCCGACGAGACGTTTGGGCTGCGATTAACTACATACCATAATTTGCATTTCCTCATCAATCTGATGGGTAAAGTTCGTCAGGCGATTATGGAAGATCGGTTGTTGAGTTTCCGGGATGAATTTTTTGAGCAGTACGGTCTGTTTGGCAATGACAAAGGATTTTAA
- the secF gene encoding protein translocase subunit SecF, which yields MSFKKNLDYIHLSKYFYTLSIVLTIAGIICLAFFGLNYSVDFKAGSNVDISLSKPLTADQVRPILKNMGIEENEASISPGQDRMNIRFTQVLSEENDAKLKAEIAKLDDKASFEVNTVDPEMAKELARNAIYAVLISCIGIIIYVGIRFEWRFAVAAIIALLHDAFMVISVFSIFRLEVDLTFIVAVLTIIGYSINDTIVIFDRIRENLRFAKTKTRQDLINLVNVSVSQTIMRSLYTALTVFVAAFFLLILGGESIRMFSLAMVIGLLFGAYSSIFIASPLWFLLKSKQKHKPAKAS from the coding sequence GTGAGCTTTAAGAAGAACCTGGATTATATACATCTGAGTAAATACTTCTACACCCTTTCAATCGTCTTGACGATTGCCGGCATCATTTGCTTGGCGTTCTTCGGTTTGAACTATAGCGTAGATTTCAAAGCAGGGTCTAATGTGGATATTTCCCTGTCCAAGCCGCTGACGGCCGATCAAGTCCGCCCGATCTTGAAAAATATGGGGATCGAGGAGAATGAAGCGAGCATCAGTCCTGGACAAGACCGGATGAATATCCGATTTACGCAAGTATTAAGTGAAGAGAATGACGCGAAGCTGAAAGCGGAAATTGCCAAATTAGACGATAAAGCTTCGTTTGAAGTGAATACGGTTGACCCGGAAATGGCGAAAGAACTGGCGCGCAATGCAATTTATGCCGTGTTGATCTCCTGTATCGGGATTATTATTTACGTTGGCATCCGGTTTGAATGGCGGTTTGCTGTGGCTGCGATCATCGCGCTGCTGCATGACGCTTTTATGGTCATTTCCGTCTTCTCGATCTTCCGGCTCGAGGTTGACTTGACCTTTATCGTCGCTGTACTTACGATTATCGGCTATTCGATTAACGATACGATCGTTATCTTTGACCGGATTCGCGAAAATCTGCGATTTGCCAAAACGAAAACTCGTCAGGACCTGATCAATCTGGTGAACGTGAGCGTATCGCAAACGATTATGCGTTCCTTGTATACCGCGTTGACGGTGTTCGTGGCGGCCTTCTTCCTCCTCATTCTAGGCGGAGAGTCGATCCGGATGTTCTCGCTTGCGATGGTAATCGGCCTGTTGTTTGGGGCGTATTCGTCTATCTTTATCGCAAGCCCGCTCTGGTTCCTGCTCAAGAGTAAGCAAAAGCATAAACCGGCTAAAGCTTCCTGA
- the secD gene encoding protein translocase subunit SecD, giving the protein MKRIITFITVVVVSFGIMAWTTPDLLKNVRLGLDLKGGFEILYEASPLEGGGQVTKESLIQTAKSLEDRANKLGTSEPEVTTEGTNRIRLKVAGVTDEETVRKTMKEPASLTFRSKDGTEKNADEYNKIEMIGTDFAENGAKLEFTQMNEPVVSIKVKNKEKFAEVTKRLLGQPLAIYMNDELVSAPIVQAVLTDGSAQISVGGDLEKAKELRDKINLGALPLKLTEKYSQSVGATLGKQSLDQTIEAGLIGSLFILLFMVGMYRVPGLIASFTLIVHTWLLILVFVWADFTLTLPGIAAIILGIGMAVDANIITNERIHEEIRAGKSIMSAVKAGDKHSLRTVLDSQITTIIVAAVMYAYGTGAVKGFALVLIVEIVLSIATNIYLARFLLNLLLKAGKLLKPKYFGVKERDIREL; this is encoded by the coding sequence ATGAAAAGAATTATCACATTCATAACCGTCGTGGTTGTCTCGTTTGGCATCATGGCTTGGACAACCCCCGACCTATTAAAGAACGTACGTCTCGGCCTTGATCTGAAAGGCGGCTTTGAGATTCTATATGAAGCCAGTCCGTTGGAAGGCGGAGGTCAGGTCACGAAGGAATCCTTAATCCAAACGGCCAAGAGCCTGGAGGACCGGGCGAACAAGCTGGGAACCAGCGAGCCGGAAGTCACGACGGAAGGCACGAACCGGATCCGCTTGAAGGTGGCCGGCGTTACCGATGAAGAAACAGTGCGCAAGACGATGAAGGAGCCGGCTTCGCTGACGTTCCGCAGTAAGGACGGCACGGAGAAGAACGCGGACGAATACAACAAGATCGAAATGATCGGAACCGATTTCGCGGAAAATGGTGCCAAACTGGAATTCACACAGATGAATGAACCGGTTGTCAGCATTAAAGTGAAAAACAAAGAAAAGTTCGCTGAAGTCACCAAACGTTTGCTGGGACAACCCCTGGCGATTTATATGAACGATGAGCTGGTCTCCGCTCCGATCGTTCAAGCCGTTTTGACCGACGGGTCCGCACAAATCAGTGTGGGCGGCGACTTGGAGAAGGCGAAAGAGCTGCGCGACAAGATCAATCTTGGTGCCCTCCCGTTGAAGCTGACGGAGAAATATTCTCAAAGCGTCGGCGCGACGCTCGGTAAGCAGTCACTGGATCAGACGATTGAAGCCGGCCTGATTGGCTCTCTTTTCATTCTGCTGTTCATGGTCGGGATGTACCGGGTGCCTGGGCTAATTGCCTCGTTTACCCTGATTGTGCATACCTGGCTGCTCATTCTCGTGTTCGTCTGGGCAGACTTTACGTTAACTCTTCCAGGGATTGCGGCTATCATTCTCGGGATTGGGATGGCGGTGGACGCCAACATTATTACCAATGAACGGATTCATGAGGAAATACGGGCCGGCAAGAGTATCATGTCTGCGGTCAAAGCAGGGGACAAGCATTCTCTCCGTACAGTGCTTGATTCGCAGATCACGACGATTATCGTTGCGGCCGTGATGTATGCGTATGGTACGGGGGCCGTTAAAGGCTTTGCCTTGGTGCTCATCGTGGAAATCGTACTTAGTATCGCCACGAATATCTATCTCGCCCGTTTCCTGCTGAACCTGCTGCTCAAAGCCGGCAAGCTGTTGAAACCGAAGTATTTCGGTGTGAAGGAGCGTGACATTCGTGAGCTTTAA
- a CDS encoding DUF421 domain-containing protein → MYFLVFGVMRIMGKREIGELSIFDLVISIMIAEIAVFALEDINRPIYDGVIPMLTLLLIQIAIAMLSLRFRKIRLWFDGEPSVIIRNGKINREEMKRQRYNLDDLMMQLRSQQIDSVADVEFAVLETSGQLSVIPKDKSEGGEQPSQKKDANLSAKIKYEALPLPLIMDGKVNDENLRKIGKTRFWLKNQIQMKGLTDFKQVFFCSIDHNGKLYINEMDAKQ, encoded by the coding sequence ATGTATTTCTTGGTATTCGGAGTCATGCGGATTATGGGAAAAAGAGAAATCGGCGAGCTGTCGATCTTCGACCTGGTCATCTCGATCATGATCGCAGAGATCGCCGTTTTTGCCCTGGAAGATATCAATCGGCCGATTTATGACGGAGTCATACCGATGTTGACCCTGCTGCTGATTCAAATCGCCATCGCCATGCTGTCGCTTCGCTTCCGTAAAATAAGGCTGTGGTTTGATGGCGAGCCCAGCGTCATTATCCGAAACGGGAAAATTAACCGGGAAGAAATGAAACGCCAGCGATACAACTTAGATGATTTAATGATGCAGCTGCGCTCGCAGCAGATCGACAGCGTTGCCGACGTCGAGTTTGCCGTGTTGGAAACGAGCGGGCAGCTTAGTGTGATTCCCAAAGACAAATCCGAAGGGGGAGAGCAGCCTTCCCAAAAGAAGGATGCCAACCTCTCGGCAAAAATCAAATATGAAGCACTCCCGCTGCCGCTCATTATGGATGGCAAGGTAAACGACGAGAACTTGCGCAAAATCGGAAAAACCCGCTTTTGGCTGAAAAATCAGATTCAAATGAAAGGCTTAACGGATTTCAAGCAGGTGTTCTTTTGCAGTATCGATCATAATGGAAAGCTGTATATCAATGAGATGGACGCAAAACAATAA